Proteins co-encoded in one Flavobacteriaceae bacterium MAR_2009_75 genomic window:
- a CDS encoding ATP-dependent Lon protease produces the protein MTVNDTMGDSKFSNFDNMSLHSIDEDAELIPLLTPEDEEEMNSEALPETLPILPLRNTVLFPGVVIPITAGRDTSINLIKDANNGTKVIGVVSQKDEATENPKVNDINVLGTVARILRVLKMPDGNTTVILQGKKRFEIAEMLTEKPYMTATVREVTEERGDQHGQEFLAIIESIKELALKIIRDNPNIPSEASFAIKNIQSNSFLINFVSSNLNLDVKEKQELLEINSLRERALATLKYMNLELQKLELKNDIQSKVRSDLDQQQREYFLHQQMKTIQEELGGVSHDDELVEMRKRSKKKKWSEKVGEHFEKELAKMQRMNPQVAEYSIQRNYLDLFLDLPWNEFSKDKFDLKRAQRILDRDHYGLEDVKKRIIEYLAVLKLRNDMKSPILCLYGPPGVGKTSLGKSVAEALGREYVRMSLGGLRDEAEIRGHRKTYIGAMPGRVVQSLKKAGTSNPVFILDEIDKLASSHQGDPSSAMLEVLDPEQNGEFYDNFLEMGYDLSKVMFIATANNLSTIQPALRDRMEIINVTGYTIEEKVEIGKRHLLPKQLKEHGLTSNHLKIGKPQLEKIVEGYTRESGVRSLEKQIAKMVRYAATNIATEEEYDIKVSNAIIEDVLGPARLERDKYENNDVAGVVTGLAWTSVGGDILFIESILSKGKGAMNITGNLGKVMKESATIALEYIKSNSDRFGLDSGIFEKYNVHIHVPEGATPKDGPSAGITMLTSLVSLFTQKKVKKSLAMTGEITLRGKVLPVGGIKEKILAAKRARIKEIILCKDNEKDILEIKKEYLKGLNFHYVTDMHEVIDIAITGQKVKNAKKL, from the coding sequence ATGACTGTAAATGATACTATGGGAGATTCTAAATTTTCAAATTTTGACAATATGTCGTTGCACTCCATCGATGAAGATGCAGAGCTTATACCATTACTTACCCCGGAGGACGAAGAGGAAATGAATAGCGAAGCACTTCCTGAAACGCTTCCTATTTTGCCTTTGAGAAATACAGTACTGTTTCCTGGGGTAGTAATACCTATTACAGCCGGCAGAGATACCTCGATAAATCTTATTAAAGATGCCAATAATGGTACGAAGGTTATTGGTGTGGTTTCGCAAAAGGACGAGGCTACCGAGAATCCGAAGGTCAATGATATTAATGTTTTGGGAACGGTAGCTAGAATATTGAGGGTTCTTAAAATGCCTGACGGAAATACCACGGTAATTCTTCAAGGGAAGAAACGTTTTGAGATTGCTGAAATGCTTACCGAGAAACCATATATGACGGCTACGGTAAGAGAAGTGACCGAAGAAAGAGGTGATCAGCACGGTCAGGAGTTTTTGGCCATAATAGAATCTATTAAAGAGCTGGCACTGAAGATTATTCGCGATAATCCGAATATACCCAGCGAGGCCTCTTTTGCCATCAAGAACATTCAGAGCAACTCTTTTTTAATCAATTTTGTTTCCTCGAATTTAAATCTTGATGTTAAGGAGAAACAAGAGTTGTTAGAGATTAATAGCTTGCGCGAACGTGCTTTGGCTACTTTAAAGTATATGAATCTTGAACTTCAAAAGTTGGAGTTGAAGAATGATATACAGTCCAAAGTAAGAAGTGATCTGGATCAACAGCAGCGTGAGTACTTTCTTCATCAACAAATGAAGACCATTCAAGAAGAACTGGGTGGTGTATCGCATGATGATGAATTAGTCGAGATGCGTAAAAGATCTAAAAAGAAAAAATGGAGTGAAAAAGTTGGCGAACATTTTGAAAAAGAGTTGGCCAAAATGCAGCGTATGAATCCGCAAGTGGCGGAATATTCTATCCAAAGAAATTATTTGGATTTATTCTTAGACCTTCCATGGAATGAATTTTCAAAGGATAAATTTGACCTGAAACGTGCGCAACGAATTTTAGACCGAGACCATTATGGTCTTGAAGACGTCAAGAAAAGAATAATTGAATATCTAGCGGTGTTGAAACTCCGTAATGATATGAAGTCACCTATATTGTGCTTATACGGACCTCCAGGTGTCGGAAAAACATCGTTGGGTAAGTCGGTCGCCGAGGCTTTAGGTAGAGAATATGTACGCATGTCTTTAGGTGGTTTGCGTGATGAGGCTGAAATACGCGGGCATCGTAAGACATATATCGGGGCAATGCCTGGTAGGGTTGTTCAAAGTCTTAAAAAGGCAGGTACTTCGAATCCGGTTTTTATTCTAGATGAAATCGATAAGTTGGCAAGTAGTCACCAAGGTGACCCTTCTTCTGCGATGCTTGAAGTATTGGATCCAGAACAAAATGGTGAATTCTATGATAATTTCTTAGAGATGGGCTATGATCTTTCTAAGGTCATGTTTATAGCTACGGCAAATAATCTTTCAACTATTCAGCCTGCCTTACGTGATCGAATGGAAATCATTAACGTAACAGGTTATACTATAGAAGAGAAGGTCGAAATCGGAAAGCGACATCTTCTGCCAAAACAATTGAAGGAACATGGGTTGACATCAAATCACTTGAAAATCGGGAAACCTCAATTGGAAAAGATTGTTGAGGGTTATACCCGCGAATCGGGTGTGCGTTCGCTAGAAAAGCAAATCGCAAAAATGGTTCGGTATGCGGCGACCAATATTGCCACTGAAGAAGAGTATGATATTAAGGTTTCGAATGCCATTATCGAAGATGTTCTCGGGCCGGCGCGTTTAGAACGCGATAAATATGAAAATAATGATGTTGCTGGAGTGGTTACTGGGCTTGCTTGGACGAGTGTTGGGGGCGATATTCTCTTCATTGAATCGATTTTATCCAAGGGTAAAGGCGCAATGAACATTACCGGAAACTTAGGCAAGGTGATGAAAGAGTCTGCTACCATTGCTCTGGAATATATTAAATCTAATTCCGATAGATTCGGTCTTGATTCTGGCATATTTGAAAAATACAATGTACATATTCATGTACCGGAAGGTGCCACCCCTAAAGATGGGCCTAGTGCGGGGATTACCATGCTTACATCGCTGGTATCACTATTTACCCAGAAAAAGGTCAAAAAGAGTTTGGCTATGACCGGTGAGATTACGCTTCGTGGTAAAGTACTTCCGGTAGGGGGTATAAAAGAAAAAATCTTAGCTGCAAAACGAGCGAGAATAAAAGAAATTATTCTCTGTAAAGACAATGAAAAAGACATCTTAGAAATTAAAAAGGAGTACCTTAAGGGTTTAAATTTTCATTACGTAACCGATATGCACGAGGTAATCGATATCGCCATTACTGGTCAAAAAGTGAAGAACGCCAAAAAGTTATAA
- a CDS encoding cytidylate kinase, protein MQKIAIAIDGYSSTGKSTLAKQLAKALTYKYIDTGAMYRAITLFAMRNGFIGNGRERLEALVKLLPKIDLNFMPNEELGFSEMYLNGENVEKDIRTLEVSKFVSRIAEIGQVRHMLVEMQKEMGKEKGIVMDGRDIGTVVFPDAELKIFMTASPQARATRRYKELLDRGEQVSYQEVLENVQKRDYIDSHRQFSPLRKAEDAIEFDNSDMGLVEQFDRLHSIALRYLEKVT, encoded by the coding sequence ATGCAAAAAATTGCCATTGCCATAGATGGTTATTCATCTACCGGAAAAAGTACCTTGGCCAAACAGTTGGCTAAGGCTTTGACCTATAAATATATCGATACTGGGGCAATGTACAGGGCAATTACCCTTTTTGCAATGCGTAATGGTTTTATTGGTAATGGGCGAGAAAGACTAGAGGCACTCGTAAAATTGTTACCGAAAATCGATCTTAATTTTATGCCTAACGAAGAGCTTGGCTTTTCTGAAATGTACCTGAACGGTGAAAATGTCGAAAAAGATATTAGAACACTGGAGGTTTCTAAATTTGTGAGCCGAATTGCTGAAATAGGTCAAGTCAGGCATATGCTTGTTGAAATGCAAAAGGAAATGGGCAAGGAGAAAGGTATTGTAATGGATGGGCGTGATATAGGTACCGTTGTTTTTCCCGATGCTGAGTTAAAGATTTTTATGACTGCCTCACCACAAGCAAGGGCCACACGCAGATATAAAGAACTTTTGGATAGGGGCGAGCAAGTGTCTTATCAAGAAGTGTTGGAAAATGTGCAAAAGAGAGATTATATAGATTCGCATAGGCAGTTTTCACCTTTGAGAAAAGCGGAAGACGCCATTGAATTTGACAATAGTGATATGGGCTTGGTCGAGCAATTTGACCGTTTGCACAGTATCGCTCTTAGATATCTAGAAAAAGTAACCTAA
- a CDS encoding LysM domain-containing protein: MSVKAKYQPVLNLGEELGIKDGDVQEEGNVLKIKGEASTQYEKNLLWDKIKEIGGENPSDIKANITVADTSVYARHTVKSGESLSKIAKQYYGDPMKYKEIFSANTGILKNPDVIHPDQELVIPNI; this comes from the coding sequence ATGAGCGTTAAAGCAAAATATCAACCCGTTTTAAACCTTGGCGAAGAATTAGGCATTAAAGATGGCGATGTACAAGAAGAAGGCAATGTTCTTAAGATAAAAGGAGAAGCGAGCACCCAATACGAGAAAAATCTGTTATGGGATAAAATCAAGGAAATCGGTGGAGAAAACCCTAGCGATATCAAGGCCAATATTACTGTTGCCGATACTTCGGTATACGCAAGACACACTGTTAAGAGCGGAGAGTCTCTCAGTAAGATTGCCAAGCAATACTATGGTGACCCGATGAAGTATAAAGAAATTTTTTCGGCAAACACAGGTATTTTGAAAAACCCTGATGTAATTCACCCGGATCAAGAACTGGTAATTCCGAATATTTAA
- a CDS encoding small subunit ribosomal protein S1, whose translation MAEEKNTVEVEETTEAKQEVKQETPKQDPKEFLENFDWDKYEEGIERVDDSKLEEFEKLVAENFVDTADEEVVEGKVVYLTDREAIIDINAKSEGVISLNEFRYNPDLKVGDKVEVLIDIREDKSGQLVLSHRKARTIMAWDRVNAAHDKEEIVSGFVKCRTKGGMIVDVFGIEAFLPGSQIDVKPIRDYDQYVGKTMEFKVVKINHEFKNVVVSHKALIEADIEEQKKEIISQLEKGQVLEGIVKNITSYGVFVDLGGVDGLVHITDLSWSRINHPNEVVELDQKINVVILDFDENKSRIQLGMKQLEKHPWDALSDEIKIGDKVKGKVVVIADYGAFIEVVEGVEGLIHVSEMSWSTHLRSAQDFVNVGDEVEAVVLTLDREDRKMSLGIKQLTPDPWTDITTKYPVGSKHSGIVRNFTNFGVFVEMEEGIDGLIYISDLSWTKKIKHPSEFVSVGDKMEVEVLELDVEGRKLSLGHKQTTENPWDKYEKEFAEGTVHKAAITDVVDKGATIEFNEDITAFVPQRHMEKEDGNKLSKGEEAEFRIIEFNKDFKRVVASHTAIFREEEQRNVKAAQKKAAAAADEAKPTLGDANEALQALKDKMEAGSKKK comes from the coding sequence ATGGCTGAAGAAAAAAACACTGTTGAGGTAGAAGAAACTACCGAAGCAAAACAAGAAGTGAAGCAAGAAACCCCAAAACAAGATCCAAAGGAATTTTTGGAAAATTTTGATTGGGACAAGTACGAAGAAGGCATCGAGCGTGTAGACGATTCTAAATTAGAAGAGTTTGAAAAGTTGGTTGCCGAGAACTTTGTAGATACGGCAGATGAAGAAGTCGTAGAAGGTAAAGTTGTGTATTTGACAGACCGTGAAGCTATCATTGATATCAACGCCAAATCAGAAGGTGTAATCTCGTTGAACGAGTTTAGATACAACCCTGATTTAAAAGTTGGTGACAAGGTAGAGGTCTTGATCGACATTCGTGAAGATAAAAGTGGCCAGTTGGTACTTTCTCACAGAAAGGCGAGAACCATTATGGCTTGGGATCGTGTAAATGCGGCCCATGATAAAGAAGAAATCGTTAGTGGTTTCGTAAAATGTAGAACTAAAGGTGGTATGATCGTAGATGTCTTTGGCATCGAGGCTTTCTTGCCTGGTTCTCAAATTGATGTTAAGCCAATTCGTGATTACGATCAGTATGTTGGTAAGACTATGGAATTCAAAGTGGTTAAAATTAATCACGAATTCAAAAACGTTGTTGTTTCTCATAAAGCCTTGATCGAGGCCGATATTGAAGAGCAGAAGAAAGAAATTATCAGCCAGTTAGAAAAAGGTCAGGTATTGGAAGGTATTGTTAAAAACATTACTTCTTACGGTGTATTTGTTGACCTTGGTGGTGTTGACGGTTTGGTACATATTACCGATCTTTCTTGGAGCCGTATCAATCATCCGAACGAGGTTGTAGAATTGGATCAGAAAATCAACGTGGTTATCCTTGACTTTGATGAGAACAAATCTCGTATCCAATTGGGTATGAAACAGCTAGAGAAGCACCCATGGGATGCCTTGAGCGATGAAATCAAAATCGGAGACAAAGTAAAAGGTAAAGTTGTTGTAATCGCTGATTACGGTGCATTTATCGAAGTTGTCGAAGGTGTTGAAGGTCTTATTCACGTTTCTGAAATGTCATGGTCTACGCACTTGCGTTCGGCTCAAGATTTCGTAAATGTTGGTGACGAGGTTGAAGCTGTAGTATTAACGTTGGATCGTGAAGACAGAAAGATGTCTTTAGGTATCAAGCAATTGACTCCAGACCCATGGACGGATATTACTACTAAATACCCTGTCGGTTCTAAGCATTCGGGTATTGTTAGAAACTTTACCAACTTCGGTGTCTTTGTTGAGATGGAAGAAGGTATCGATGGTCTTATCTATATCTCTGATCTTTCTTGGACCAAGAAAATCAAGCACCCATCTGAGTTTGTTTCTGTAGGAGATAAAATGGAAGTTGAAGTTCTTGAATTAGACGTCGAAGGTCGTAAGTTGAGCTTGGGTCATAAGCAGACTACTGAGAATCCTTGGGATAAATATGAGAAAGAGTTCGCTGAAGGTACTGTTCACAAAGCAGCTATCACAGATGTTGTAGACAAAGGTGCTACAATCGAATTCAATGAAGATATCACTGCTTTCGTTCCACAACGTCATATGGAGAAAGAAGATGGTAACAAGTTGTCTAAAGGTGAAGAAGCAGAATTCAGAATTATTGAATTCAATAAAGACTTCAAGCGTGTAGTAGCTAGTCATACTGCCATTTTCCGTGAAGAAGAGCAACGTAATGTTAAAGCCGCGCAGAAGAAAGCTGCCGCTGCTGCCGATGAGGCCAAGCCTACTTTAGGTGATGCTAACGAGGCGCTTCAAGCATTAAAAGATAAGATGGAAGCTGGTTCTAAAAAGAAATAA
- a CDS encoding pyrimidine operon attenuation protein/uracil phosphoribosyltransferase, whose product MSQRVLLSEKEINIILHRLACQLLENHLDFNDTVLIGIQPRGTFVAKRLTQILKEEYGVKHIDTGFLDITFYRDDFRRGDKTLEATKTKIDFLVEDRKVVLIDDVLYTGRSIRAALTAIQSFGRPSEIELLTLIDRRFSRHLPIQPNYRGRQVDAINEEKVKVHWKENDGEDVIYLISK is encoded by the coding sequence ATGAGTCAAAGAGTACTTCTTTCCGAAAAGGAAATCAATATCATACTACACCGCTTGGCTTGTCAACTTTTAGAAAATCACCTAGACTTTAATGATACAGTACTTATTGGCATTCAGCCAAGAGGCACATTTGTGGCCAAAAGACTGACTCAAATTCTTAAAGAAGAGTACGGTGTCAAACATATTGACACGGGTTTTCTTGATATTACTTTTTATCGAGATGATTTTAGAAGGGGAGATAAGACCTTAGAGGCAACAAAGACTAAAATTGATTTTTTGGTTGAGGATAGAAAGGTGGTTCTAATTGATGATGTACTCTATACCGGTCGTAGTATTCGAGCGGCTTTAACGGCCATTCAATCTTTCGGTAGACCTTCCGAGATTGAATTGTTAACTCTAATAGACCGTCGATTTAGTAGACATTTGCCCATACAGCCCAATTATAGAGGGCGACAGGTAGATGCAATTAATGAAGAGAAAGTAAAAGTCCATTGGAAAGAGAATGATGGCGAAGATGTAATTTATCTAATAAGTAAATAA
- a CDS encoding aspartate carbamoyltransferase: MSELSVKHLLGIKYLNEKDIQLIFETADHFKEVINRSIKKVPSLRDITIANIFFENSTRTKLSFELAEKRLSADVINFSAGQSSVKKGETLIDTVNNILSMKVDMVVMRHPNPGAGIFLSRHVKASIVNAGDGAHEHPTQALLDSYSIREKLGDVSGKNVVIVGDILHSRVALSNIFALKLQGANVKVCGPKTLLPKHIQSLGVGVETDLRKALNWCDVANMLRIQNERLDISYFPTTREYTQQFGVNKKLLDSLDKEIVIMHPGPINRGVEITTDVADSKQSIILNQVENGVAVRMAVIYLLASKIK; this comes from the coding sequence ATGAGCGAATTAAGTGTAAAGCACTTACTGGGAATAAAATATCTAAACGAAAAGGATATACAGCTCATTTTTGAGACCGCAGACCATTTTAAAGAAGTTATTAATAGATCGATTAAAAAGGTTCCTTCACTGCGCGATATCACTATTGCAAACATATTTTTTGAAAATAGCACTCGCACCAAGTTGTCTTTTGAACTTGCGGAAAAAAGGCTTTCTGCAGATGTTATTAATTTTTCGGCCGGGCAATCATCCGTAAAGAAAGGGGAAACACTTATTGATACCGTCAACAATATTCTTTCGATGAAAGTTGATATGGTTGTTATGCGGCATCCCAATCCTGGGGCCGGCATTTTCTTGTCTAGGCATGTAAAGGCTTCGATAGTCAATGCTGGTGACGGAGCACATGAACACCCAACTCAGGCCTTATTGGATTCCTATTCCATACGTGAGAAATTAGGAGATGTATCGGGCAAGAATGTAGTAATCGTAGGTGATATACTGCATTCAAGGGTGGCGCTATCGAATATATTCGCTTTAAAACTTCAAGGGGCCAACGTAAAAGTATGTGGCCCTAAAACACTGTTGCCAAAACACATTCAATCTTTAGGTGTCGGTGTTGAGACTGACTTACGTAAGGCTTTAAACTGGTGTGATGTTGCCAATATGTTACGAATTCAGAATGAAAGACTCGATATTAGTTATTTTCCGACCACAAGGGAGTATACACAACAGTTCGGAGTAAATAAAAAGCTGTTAGATAGCCTTGATAAGGAAATAGTAATTATGCATCCCGGACCAATTAATAGGGGTGTCGAAATAACGACGGACGTGGCTGACTCTAAACAGTCGATAATTCTCAATCAGGTAGAGAACGGTGTTGCGGTAAGAATGGCCGTAATTTATCTTTTAGCTTCAAAAATTAAATAG
- a CDS encoding RNAse Z, with amino-acid sequence MRLNILGCYAATPRTLTNPTSQVLEMKNHLFLIDCGEGTQVQLRKYKIRFSRISHVFISHLHGDHFFGLPGLISTFRLLGRDKEMHIYGPKGVKEAITLLLKLGDSWTNYPLIFHELTSKESEVVFEDDTVIVKTIPLNHRIYTNGFLFQEKPGERKLNVEAVAKYKVDKAYFRNIKSGKDVVLDNGNVLPNSELTFDPPTPKSYAYCSDTAFKPDIVELINGADALYHESTFLESEAHLSLKTKHATAKEAATIAKSANVGALVLGHYSTRYKSIELFKKEAEEIFANVYLADDGKVFEF; translated from the coding sequence ATGAGGCTCAATATACTTGGTTGCTATGCGGCTACTCCTCGAACACTGACAAACCCGACTTCTCAGGTGCTTGAGATGAAAAATCATTTGTTTTTAATCGATTGCGGCGAAGGTACCCAAGTACAGCTGAGAAAATATAAAATTAGATTTTCACGAATCAGCCATGTTTTTATTTCCCATTTACATGGCGATCATTTCTTCGGTCTGCCAGGTTTGATTTCAACCTTTCGTTTATTGGGTAGAGATAAGGAAATGCATATTTACGGACCAAAGGGAGTAAAAGAGGCTATTACGCTATTGCTCAAACTTGGTGATTCTTGGACCAATTACCCATTGATTTTTCATGAACTTACCTCGAAAGAATCAGAAGTTGTATTCGAAGACGATACGGTCATTGTGAAGACAATCCCCTTAAACCATAGAATTTATACCAATGGATTTTTGTTTCAAGAGAAACCGGGAGAGAGAAAACTCAATGTTGAGGCGGTTGCAAAATACAAAGTGGATAAAGCATATTTTAGAAATATTAAGAGCGGAAAAGATGTGGTCTTAGACAATGGAAACGTTTTGCCCAACTCAGAATTAACTTTCGATCCGCCCACACCTAAAAGCTATGCCTATTGTAGCGATACTGCTTTTAAACCTGATATCGTAGAACTAATTAATGGGGCGGATGCCCTTTACCATGAATCTACATTTTTAGAGTCAGAAGCTCATCTATCTTTAAAAACTAAGCATGCCACCGCTAAAGAGGCTGCAACTATCGCTAAATCGGCTAATGTTGGTGCTTTGGTGCTGGGCCACTATTCGACTAGGTACAAGTCGATAGAACTTTTCAAAAAGGAGGCTGAAGAAATCTTTGCCAACGTTTATTTGGCAGACGACGGAAAAGTTTTTGAGTTTTAA
- a CDS encoding pyridoxamine 5'-phosphate oxidase, producing MQRDLGDYRKSYEKSELTEESTSSKPIELFQKWFDETEASKSVEEPNAMTISTVGLDGFPKSRIVLLKKLTAEGFIFYTNYRSEKGRAIAENSNVCLSFFWPGMERQIIVKGIAEKVGSSMSDAYFISRPEGSRLGAIASEQSSVIPSREFLENKLSQLKSEFEGKNIERPEHWGGYLVKPISVEFWQGRPNRLHDRILYTLQSNENWQKVRLAP from the coding sequence ATGCAAAGGGATTTAGGAGATTACCGAAAATCGTATGAAAAAAGTGAACTTACAGAAGAAAGTACTTCTAGTAAGCCGATAGAACTTTTTCAAAAGTGGTTCGATGAGACCGAGGCTTCAAAGAGTGTCGAAGAGCCTAATGCAATGACTATATCAACTGTGGGTCTGGACGGTTTCCCCAAAAGTAGAATAGTGTTATTAAAGAAATTGACGGCCGAAGGATTTATTTTTTATACCAACTATCGGAGTGAAAAGGGCCGGGCAATCGCAGAAAACTCTAATGTTTGTCTTTCATTTTTTTGGCCGGGTATGGAGCGCCAGATAATCGTGAAAGGTATAGCTGAGAAGGTAGGGTCATCGATGTCAGATGCTTATTTTATTTCAAGGCCTGAAGGTAGTCGATTGGGTGCTATAGCTTCGGAGCAAAGTTCGGTAATTCCGTCCCGGGAATTTTTAGAAAATAAGTTATCGCAGCTGAAATCTGAATTTGAAGGAAAGAATATAGAGAGGCCTGAACATTGGGGCGGTTACTTGGTAAAGCCGATTTCCGTTGAATTCTGGCAAGGTAGGCCAAATCGACTGCATGATAGAATTCTCTACACTTTGCAGAGCAATGAAAACTGGCAAAAAGTACGACTTGCTCCATAA
- a CDS encoding phosphohistidine phosphatase yields MKNLILVRHGKSSWDYAVSDKDRPLKERGINDALLVSDTFKQKDYQVDAVFSSPANRALHTCMIFLRRLEFPFTDFQVVESLYDFSGDSDLEFIKSIDNHLNTVMVFGHNHAFTYLANSLGNSYIDNVPTSGLVHLKFDVDNWNAISQGATIQTIFPKDYR; encoded by the coding sequence ATGAAAAATTTGATATTGGTGCGACACGGCAAATCTTCTTGGGATTATGCAGTAAGCGATAAAGACCGACCGCTAAAAGAACGAGGCATTAATGATGCTCTTTTGGTTTCTGATACTTTCAAACAAAAAGATTATCAGGTAGATGCGGTATTTTCCAGCCCTGCGAACAGGGCACTTCATACTTGTATGATTTTTCTTAGGAGGTTAGAGTTTCCGTTTACTGACTTTCAGGTGGTCGAGAGTCTTTATGATTTCTCAGGTGATAGTGACTTAGAGTTTATAAAAAGTATCGACAATCATTTAAATACTGTAATGGTTTTCGGTCATAATCATGCATTCACATACCTTGCCAATTCTTTAGGAAATAGCTATATTGACAACGTTCCTACGAGTGGGCTGGTCCATTTGAAATTTGATGTTGATAATTGGAATGCCATTTCACAAGGAGCAACGATTCAAACAATTTTTCCGAAAGATTACAGATAA